CAGCGCATGCCGCTGCTGCGCCCCTGCACCCCGAAAGGCATCATGACCCTGCTGGAAAGCACCGGGGCCGATCTGTACGGCATGCATGCGGTGGTAGTCGGCGCCTCCAACATCGTTGGCCGCCCGATGGCCATGGAGCTGTTGCTGGCCGGTTGCACCGTCACCGTCACTCACCGTTTCACCAAGGATCTGGCCGGCCATGTAGGCCAGGCCGACATCGTCGTGGTCGCTGCCGGCAAGCCGGGACTGGTCAAGGGTGAGTGGATCAAGCCAGGCGCCATCGTCATCGACGTTGGCATCAACCGCCAGGAAGACGGCAAGCTGGTCGGTGACGTGACCTTTGATGCCGCCCTACCCCGCGCCGGCTGGATCACACCGGTTCCAGGCGGCGTTGGCCCGATGACTCGCGCCGGGCTGTTGGAGAACACCCTGCACGCGGCCGAACATCTGCATAAGTAAGCAGCACTGCATAAAAAACAACAGCACCCGAGGGTGCCGTTGTCGTTTCTGCCACTTGGATCAGTTACGCGCCTGCTCCCAGGACTTGAGCAACTCGTCGTAGGCGATGGTTTCGCCTTTGGGCTTCTCGTTGGCCAGCTTGGGTTTCGGTGCACCCGGCTGGTCGAACCAGTACTGCGGATCACGCGGCTCGTTCAGCTTCGGCCCGCACTCACCCAGTACACCGGAGCGCTCCAGACGACCGAGCATGGTGTCTTGCGCAGCCGCCAGGCCATCGAGCGCCTGTTGCGGCGTCTTGTCACCGCTAGCGGCCTCGGCGATGAACTGCCACCACAGCTGAGCTAGACGCGGATAGTCCGGCACGTTGGTGCCGGTTGGCGTCCACTGCACGCGTGCCGGGCTACGGTAGAACTCCACCAGCCCCCCAAGCTTGGGCGCTACGTCCGTCATCGCCTGCGAGTTGATGTCCGACTCACGAATCGGCGTCAGACCGACCAGGGTCTTTTTCAGCGAGACGGTCTTGGAGGTAACAAACTGCGCATAGAGCCAGGCGGCCAGGCGCTGTTTCTCCGGCGTGGAGTTGAGGAAGGTCCAGGAGCCGGTGTCCTGGTAACCGAGCTTCATGCCCTCTTCCCAATACGGGCCCTTGGGCGACGGCGCCATACGCCATTTCGGCGTGCCATCGTCGTTGACCACCGGCAGGCCAGGCTTGGTCATATCGGCGGT
The genomic region above belongs to Pseudomonas sediminis and contains:
- the folD gene encoding bifunctional methylenetetrahydrofolate dehydrogenase/methenyltetrahydrofolate cyclohydrolase FolD, coding for MTAQLIDGKAIAASLRQQIAQRVAERRQQGLRAPGLAVILVGTDPASQVYVSHKRKDCEEVGFLSRAYDLPAETSQADLLALIDELNEDPTIDGILVQLPLPENLDSSLLLERIRPDKDVDGFHPYNIGRLAQRMPLLRPCTPKGIMTLLESTGADLYGMHAVVVGASNIVGRPMAMELLLAGCTVTVTHRFTKDLAGHVGQADIVVVAAGKPGLVKGEWIKPGAIVIDVGINRQEDGKLVGDVTFDAALPRAGWITPVPGGVGPMTRAGLLENTLHAAEHLHK